The following are encoded in a window of Panicum virgatum strain AP13 chromosome 5N, P.virgatum_v5, whole genome shotgun sequence genomic DNA:
- the LOC120673714 gene encoding shaggy-related protein kinase GSK1-like yields the protein MDAPPGPEPMALDAPPAAAATEDAAAAVPPAGGEKKKEGQEGERVPGHIISTTIGGKNGEPKRTISYMAERVVGTGSFGIVFQAKCLETGETFAIKKVLQDRRYKNRELQLMRAMEHPNVICLKHCFFSTTPRDELFLNLVMEYVPETLYRVLKHYSNANQRMPLIYVKLYMYQLFRGLAYIHTVPGVCHRDVKPQNVLVDPLTHQVKLCDFGSAKVLIPGEPNISYICSRYYRAPELIFGATEYTTSIDIWSAGCVLAELLLGQPLFPGESAVDQLVEIIKVLGTPTREEIRCMNPNYTEFRFPQIKAHPWHKIFHKRMPPEAIDLASRLLQYSPSLRCSALDACAHPFFDELRAPNARLPNGRPFPLLFNFKHELANASPDLINRLIPEHIRRQHGVNFGHTGS from the exons ATGgacgcgccgccggggccggaaCCCATGGCGCTGGACgcgccccctgccgccgccgccaccgaggacgcagcggcggcggttccccccgccggcggcgagaag AAGAAGGAAGGCCAAGAGGGGGAGAGGGTCCCGGGCCACATTATCTCCACCACCATCGGTGGGAAGAACGGCGAACCGAAGAGG ACTATAAGTTATATGGCGGAGCGTGTCGTGGGTACAGGTTCATTTGGGATTGTCTTCCAG GCTAAGTGTCTGGAGACTGGGGAGACCTTTGCCATCAAGAAGGTGTTGCAAGATAGACGTTACAAGAACAGGGAGCTGCAACTGATGCGCGCCATGGAACACCCCAATGTCATCTGTCTGAAGCACTGCTTCTTCTCGACAACCCCCAGGGATGAGCTGTTTTTGAACCTTGTCATGGAATATGTTCCGGAGACGCTGTATCGTGTCCTGAAGCACTACAGCAATGCGAACCAGAGAATGCCTCTTATCTATGTCAAGCTCTACATGTATCAG CTTTTTAGAGGGCTAGCTTATATTCATACTGTGCCAGGAGTCTGCCACAGGGATGTAAAGCCACAAAATGTCCTG GTTGACCCTCTCACTCACCAAGTCAAACTGTGTGACTTTGGAAGCGCTAAAGTCCTG ATTCCTGGTGAACCAAATATATCTTACATTTGCTCTCGTTATTATCGTGCTCCTGAGCTCATATTTGGAGCAACTGAGTATACAACTTCCATAGACATATGGTCAGCTGGGTGTGTTCTTGCGGAGTTACTTCTTGGTCAG CCACTGTTTCCAGGAGAGAGTGCGGTTGACCAGCTAGTGGAGATAATCAAG GTTCTTGGTACTCCAACTCGTGAGGAGATAAGATGCATGAACCCCAATTATACTGAGTTCAGGTTTCCTCAGATAAAAGCTCATCCATGGCACAAG ATTTTCCACAAGAGAATGCCTCCGGAAGCTATAGACCTTGCTTCTCGTCTCCTCCAATACTCACCAAGTCTTCGCTGCTCTGCT CTTGATGCATGTGCACATCCCTTCTTCGATGAGCTACGGGCGCCGAATGCACGCCTGCCAAATGGCCGTCCATTCCCTCTGCTCTTCAACTTCAAGCATGAA CTAGCAAATGCCTCTCCGGATCTCATCAACAGGCTCATACCCGAACATATCAGACGGCAACATGGCGTCAATTTCGGGCACACCGGAAGCTAG
- the LOC120676826 gene encoding enoyl-CoA delta isomerase 2, peroxisomal-like produces MEGKDLCAVERRGRVHLITITGAGDHRLNPALLAAIRSAVAASAGAGALVLAAEGKYFSNGFDQAWVRTAPPHLHATMDGGFRALVADLLALPMPTVAAVTGHAAAAGCALALAHDAVVMRGSRGFLYMSEVDAGIKIVDFFAELIREKVPDAAARRDLVLRGDKMTAAEAARRGIVDAAVDGGVEDVVAAAVAEAERLAARGWDGEVLAEIRKAAWPKVWGQVKDHGAGPAAARPRL; encoded by the coding sequence ATGGAGGGCAAGGACCTGTGCGCCGTCGAGAGGCGCGGCCGCGTGCACCTCATCACaatcaccggcgccggcgaccaccgCCTCAAcccggccctcctcgccgctatccgctccgccgtggccgcctccgcgggcgccggcgcgctcgtcctcgccgccgaaGGCAAGTACTTCTCCAACGGCTTCGACCAGGCGTGGGTGCGCACGGCGCCGCCCCACCTCCACGCCACCATGGACGGCGGCTTCCGCGCGCTGGTCGCCGacctcctggcgctgcccatgCCCACGGTCGCCGCCGTGACGggccacgccgcggccgccgggtgCGCGCTGGCCCTCGCGCACGACGCCGTCGTCATGCGCGGCTCCCGCGGGTTCCTCTACATGAGCGAGGTCGACGCCGGCATCAAGATCGTGGATTTCTTCgccgagctgatccgcgagaaggtccccgacgcggcggcgaggagggaccTGGTGCTGCGCGGGGACAAGATGACGGCGGCCGAGGCCGCGCGGCGGGGCATCGTGGACGCGGCCGtggacggcggcgtggaggacGTGGTGGCCGCGGCCGTCGCCGAGGCCGAGCGGCTCGCGGCGAGGGGCTGGGACGGGGAGGTCCTGGCCGAGATCAGGAAGGCCGCGTGGCCCAAGGTGTGGGGCCAGGTCAAGGACCACGGCGccgggccggcggccgcgcggccgcggctctag
- the LOC120676370 gene encoding protein ALP1-like, which translates to MTRHIELMSNRNKLIHDLWRIREETEEAARTEHRTRVQKVYKLAADLGVSAETTPQLFHGVMHIVESDALMELFFIATPAERRFMMENYSRAAVTSTTSTHYNNNWVDGFFDLLELALADEDEEAFFDDMYEYAVHAEKHLSRAPYRQPQMTGLEWVQRKLGDTKSCYKMFRMSPDMFHSQHSLLVQSYGLKSSTKSTSIETLGMFLWMLGAPQSVRQAEDRFERSLGTVSKLFTKVLKSVVKLAADIIKPVDPQFSTMHPRLGNHRFIPYFKNCIGAIDGIHVPCVVPKNLFMQHLSRKGMTTQNVMVACDFDMRFTFAVSGWPGSVHDMRPFNDATTTYSHVFPHPPAGKYYLVDSGYRNQVGYLAPYKGTKYHLQEYRNAAPPQGMEETFNYAHSSLRNVVERSIGVLKMKWRMLEEIPGYAPQNQSEIIQAACALHNFIRNSGLRDRHFDRCDRDENSVPHQAFEDQQETEEVEDELDNMNAFRDSIALALFYRN; encoded by the exons ATGACCCGCCACATTGAGCTTATGAGTAACAGGAATAAGCTCATACATGACCTGTGGCGGATAAGGGAGGAAACGGAAGAAGCTGCCCGCACTGAGCATAGGACGAGGGTCCAGAAAGTGTACAAGCTGGCAGCGGACTTAGGTGTCAGTGCAGAGACGACACCGCAATTGTTTCACGGAGTAATGCACATAGTGGAGTCTGACGCTCTTATGGAGCTGTTCTTCATCGCCACCCCTGCAGAAAGGCGCTTCATGATGGAGAACTACTCGAGG GCTGCTGTGACATCAACAACTTCAACCCATTACAATAACAATTGGGTTGATGGTTTCTTCGATTTGCTTGAGCTTGCTTTGGCAGATGAAGACGAGGAAGCCTTCTTCGATGATATGTATGAATATGCCGTGCATGCTGAAAAGCATTTGAGTAGAGCACCATACAGGCAACCTCAAATGACCGGTTTGGAATGGGTACAGAGGAAGTTGGGGGATACGAAGTCCTGTTACAAAATGTTTAGAATGAGCCCAGATATGTTTCATAGCCAGCATTCCCTGCTTGTACAGTCTTATGGCCTCAAATCTAGTACCAAATCCACCTCGATTGAGACTCTAGGGATGTTTCTTTGGATGCTTGGGGCCCCTCAATCAGTTAGGCAAGCTGAGGATAGATTTGAGAGATCATTGGGGACAGTTAGCAAATTGTTCACCAAAGTTTTGAAGAGTGTGGTAAAGCTTGCTGCCGACATCATAAAGCCTGTGGACCCACAATTCAGCACAATGCATCCTAGACTAGGGAACCATAGGTTCATTCCCTACTTCAAAAATTGCATAGGGGCCATAGATGGAATTCATGTACCCTGTGTGGTGCCGAAGAATCTGTTCATGCAGCATTTGAGTCGGAAGGGGATGACCACACAAAATGTTATGGTTGCCTGTGACTTTGACATGAGGTTTACATTTGCTGTCAGTGGATGGCCTGGATCTGTTCATGATATGAGACCCTTCAATGATGCAACGACAACATATAGCCATGTGTTTCCACATCCACCAGCAG GGAAGTATTACCTAGTGGACTCGGGGTATCGCAACCAGGTTGGATACCTAGCTCCTTACAAGGGAACAAAGTACCATCTGCAGGAGTATAGGAATGCCGCACCACCACAAGGtatggaagagaccttcaactaTGCACATTCTTCCCTCAGGAATGTCGTTGAGAGGTCTATTGGTGTGCTGAAAATGAAGTGGAGGATGCTGGAGGAGATACCTGGTTATGCACCGCAAAACCAAAGCGAAATCATACAGGCAGCATGTGCATTGCATAATTTCATTAGGAATAGTGGCTTGCGGGATAGACACTTTGATCGTTGTGACCGTGATGAGAACTCTGTGCCGCATCAAGCATTTGAGGATCAGCAGGAGACTGAAGAAGTGGAAGATGAACTGGACAACATGAATGCGTTTCGGGATTCGATTGCGCTTGCTTTGTTTTACCGTAATTGA